A stretch of DNA from Campylobacter concisus:
CCATTTAATAGAGCTCACGAGCGCCTTGTTAGAATGACTATTGATAAGGCTGATTTAGTAATCATTTTTTTAATACGAACACGTGAAGAAAAGCACGTTGATTACGAGATTAGAAAGCAAGTGCTAGATTATTTTATACAAAATTATTTACCAATAAAAAAGGTCTTTGTCTTTGCTCTAAAAAACACGACTCTTTTTAGCTCGCACGCAAATCCTACACTTGAGTGTATCGCTGCTTCAAGATTTGGAGCAAATAAGCTAGTGATTGGACAAAACCACTCAGGAATTGGAATGTTTTTTGATCACAATGAAGCTCATACGATTCTTGATATTTATAAAAACGACCTAAATTTAGAGGTAATCGTACTGCCAGAGCTAGTTTATTGCAACAAATGCAAGACGCTAGTTAGTACCAAAAGTTGCCCGCACGGACAACACCATCAGATCAAATATCATCCAGATGTTATCAAGGAGCTGCTATTTAACGGCATTATGCCACCAGCCATTCTTGTGAGGCCAGAAATTTCTGCACTAGTTTTAAGCAAACTCTTTACAAATCGCTTCAAAGACGTGCAAAAGCTTTGTGATGATCTTTTTGTAAATTCAGGACTGCTTGAAAACAAAACTGACCGTGACTTTTACGAAGAGCTTATGAAGCTTTATCAAACATCATCGATGACTTAAGGAAATTTATGCAAAAACTATTTTTAACTTTTTTTGGATTTGGACTTTTACCAAAAGCACCTGGCACTTGGGGCTCTATCGCTGGCGCTGTGGTAGCTTATTTTGTGCTTTATTTTTTATCATCAACCACGCTTTTTCTAGCTAGCATTTTGCTATTTTTGGTAAGCATTAGCGTTATAGATGATTTTGAAAAAAAGGTAAATTCTCACGATGAAAGTTTTATTGTTATAGACGAAGTTGCTGGAGTTTGGCTTGCTATTGCCATTAGTGGAGCTACGATCTCTCAACTCATACTCTCGCTTGTGCTTTTTAGAGTGCTTGATATTAAAAAGCCTTCCATCATCGGTAGGATCGACCGCAATGTAAAGGGCGGACTTGGCGTAATGGGCGATGATATGGCGGCTGGTTTTTTTGCTGGAATAATTAGCGCAATAATATACGGGGCTGCCATAAAATTTGGCATAACTTTGCCGTAAAAATATAGACTTTTGGCAAAGTTATATAGGCTTAAATATCTTTTATATAAATTTTAAGCAAGTCCTAGCTCATTTAAAACAGAACTTAAATTAACCGAGCTACTATTCTTGCTATTAAGATTTTTTTGCTTCTCTAGTAAAGCTTGATTAGCAAGTGCAACATTTAGCTCTTTGCGGTAATCGCTCAAAATTTTATCCATTATTTTAAGCAGCTCATTTTTTTGATCCTGTGTTTTTGCGGGATCATCTATGCCTAGAAGTTCTGTTAGCTCCTTTTTCTTTTGGGCTATTTTTTCTTCTATCTTGTTAGAATTTAGCTCGCTTATAAAACCAACTGCGCCAATTTCAGTAAGTCTTTTTTTAAACTGTTCAATCTTGTCTGAAATTTTTGCATCGCTTGCGATCTTATCCATAGCAAGGCTTAAAATTTCATCAAAACTATTTTTTTTATCCTTAGTTTTGTTTGAGCCTGATTGCAATAAATAATCGATTATGTCGTTATTTTGTACCTTCATATATCTCCTTTTTACTGTATTGAGATATATTTTATAAGCAAGATTTATTCCTAAAAGTTAATCTCTTTGGCTGTTTTTGCTTTTTGTAAGATAAAACTAGCAAACTCATCACTAAAATTTGGGCACCAAACAACCTTGTAGAAGCTAAAATTTAGCTCTTTTGCGATCTTTGCATACTCAATAACTAGCTCAAAAATGGTCTCAGAGTTATCTATACAAAAAGAGAGCGGATAGATAAGAGCCTTTTTACTCTTACACTTTGCCAAAATTTCATTTAGTGATGGCTCTAGCCATTTTACAGGCCCGAGACGCGACTGGTATGCTAAATTTATCTCTTTGAAGTTTAGTCCACTATCTTTTATCATTTTGCTTAGAATTTGCACATGCTCATTTATATGTTTTTCGTAGACATCACCTTTATCGATAATTTTTTGAGGCAACGAATGAGCCGAAAAGATAAGCTCCACATCGCTTATATCTATATTGTTTATGGCTTCATTTATGTGCGAGATTATGATTTTGTTGTAAATTTCATCATCATAAAATGGTCCGCAAAGCAAAATTTTAGCCTTTATCTCTAGCTCATCTTTTGCTTTTTTAAAGTCATCTAAACTCGAAGTTATTGTAGTTTGCGAATGATGAGGATAAAGTGGCAAAAGCACTATCTCATCAAAATTTTCGTATTTTTTAAGCACATCTTTTACAAACGGTGAAGTATAGTTCATCGCAAAATCAACTGCATCAAACTCATTTTGTAAGCTTGAAATTTTATCGCAAAGCTTAGCTGTAAGCTCGCAAATAGGCGATTTTCCACCTATTTGTTCGTAGTTATGCTTAGCCGTTTTTAGCCTACCTTTTGTGATCATAAAAGCTACAAATTTTCTTAAAAATTTATTCTTTATACCCAAAATATACGGGTCATTAAACATATTTTTTAGAAAAATTTCTACATCAGCAAGGCTATTTGCCCCACCCATATTCAAAAGCAAAAGTGCCTTTTTCATCAAAATAGCTCTTTGATTTTTATCGCATCATCAATGCTTGAAAGCTCGCTACTTTCGCCACTTTGACAAAGATCATAAAAGGCATCATATTGGGCTTTTATCTCATTATTTATGGGATCGGTTTTTAAATTCATCTGACCATTTTCATTTACTCTGTGAAGTTTGTAATCAATAAGATCGCCAAAATAAACACCTTCTTTGGCATTTACTTCTATTTTAAAACGTTCTAATGAACCACAAAAAGAATCAGTAATACTCACCAAAATTTGATTTTTCATTTTAATGTTTATTCCAACATTGTCGCATATTTTGGTATTTGTTTTATTTGCCTGAGTATAAAAAAAGCTGCAAATTTCACTATCTACTAAATTTTTCGCAAGGTCTATATCGCAAAGTGAAAGCTCATTTATAATATTTCCCTCACAAAGTGGTCTAAAATGCGCAATTGAAATGCTATAAATTTCTTCTTCTTTTAAAAGTGCCTTTTTTAATGAAACGATAGTTGGGTTAAAGCGCTCATCTACGCCAGTGCAAACTCTTACTTTATTTACTACCGACGCATATTTTATCTCTTTTAGTTCGCTCACACTT
This window harbors:
- a CDS encoding sulfate adenylyltransferase; amino-acid sequence: MTSARKNSEISINTEVFGALELIKNKILSDYDSLMDDEQIKEVSKKGYFNGEPMPYSFGFAPFGELNQNIASKLTSGQKVNLSLDGKIVGHINVAKVFKFDESMRAKNIFLANEASNDKELNLGKYGISGEFELYDESMQISKNALNDLIKEDGAKKITAVFLTADPFNRAHERLVRMTIDKADLVIIFLIRTREEKHVDYEIRKQVLDYFIQNYLPIKKVFVFALKNTTLFSSHANPTLECIAASRFGANKLVIGQNHSGIGMFFDHNEAHTILDIYKNDLNLEVIVLPELVYCNKCKTLVSTKSCPHGQHHQIKYHPDVIKELLFNGIMPPAILVRPEISALVLSKLFTNRFKDVQKLCDDLFVNSGLLENKTDRDFYEELMKLYQTSSMT
- a CDS encoding phosphatidylglycerophosphatase A; the protein is MQKLFLTFFGFGLLPKAPGTWGSIAGAVVAYFVLYFLSSTTLFLASILLFLVSISVIDDFEKKVNSHDESFIVIDEVAGVWLAIAISGATISQLILSLVLFRVLDIKKPSIIGRIDRNVKGGLGVMGDDMAAGFFAGIISAIIYGAAIKFGITLP
- a CDS encoding response regulator; amino-acid sequence: MKVQNNDIIDYLLQSGSNKTKDKKNSFDEILSLAMDKIASDAKISDKIEQFKKRLTEIGAVGFISELNSNKIEEKIAQKKKELTELLGIDDPAKTQDQKNELLKIMDKILSDYRKELNVALANQALLEKQKNLNSKNSSSVNLSSVLNELGLA
- the hemH gene encoding ferrochelatase, whose product is MKKALLLLNMGGANSLADVEIFLKNMFNDPYILGIKNKFLRKFVAFMITKGRLKTAKHNYEQIGGKSPICELTAKLCDKISSLQNEFDAVDFAMNYTSPFVKDVLKKYENFDEIVLLPLYPHHSQTTITSSLDDFKKAKDELEIKAKILLCGPFYDDEIYNKIIISHINEAINNIDISDVELIFSAHSLPQKIIDKGDVYEKHINEHVQILSKMIKDSGLNFKEINLAYQSRLGPVKWLEPSLNEILAKCKSKKALIYPLSFCIDNSETIFELVIEYAKIAKELNFSFYKVVWCPNFSDEFASFILQKAKTAKEINF
- a CDS encoding Gfo/Idh/MocA family protein, yielding MKLKIGIVGYNLVGKQHYMELRRSDKFEVCGVFDKENRDDACRAPFFDEFKKFIEVAQPQAVVLCLPQHEIVEAFCQCAKYCQNILISRPIFKSVSELKEIKYASVVNKVRVCTGVDERFNPTIVSLKKALLKEEEIYSISIAHFRPLCEGNIINELSLCDIDLAKNLVDSEICSFFYTQANKTNTKICDNVGINIKMKNQILVSITDSFCGSLERFKIEVNAKEGVYFGDLIDYKLHRVNENGQMNLKTDPINNEIKAQYDAFYDLCQSGESSELSSIDDAIKIKELF